A portion of the Mesobacillus boroniphilus genome contains these proteins:
- a CDS encoding GNAT family N-acetyltransferase translates to MSHVRIRKMMEDDQDFILDLSARFNEFEFMEWRDLRKMEESQLKIAKEAIASIGPDSEIFVAEDWEKNLLGYLHMTKNIDYFTGIEQGYISSIAVSKDGEGKGIAKKLMEKAEEWSKKKGYHQLTLNVFANNERAHTFYSKLNFENEIIKMVKEID, encoded by the coding sequence TTGAGTCATGTAAGGATTAGAAAAATGATGGAGGACGATCAGGACTTTATTTTAGATCTTTCTGCTCGCTTTAATGAGTTTGAGTTTATGGAGTGGAGGGACCTCAGGAAGATGGAAGAAAGCCAACTAAAGATCGCAAAGGAAGCTATTGCCAGCATTGGTCCAGACTCTGAAATTTTTGTAGCTGAGGATTGGGAAAAGAACTTATTAGGCTATTTACATATGACCAAAAACATTGATTATTTTACTGGAATAGAACAAGGCTATATATCCTCCATCGCCGTTTCTAAAGATGGAGAAGGAAAGGGAATAGCCAAGAAACTTATGGAAAAAGCAGAAGAATGGTCAAAGAAGAAGGGATATCACCAATTAACGCTAAATGTGTTTGCTAATAATGAAAGAGCTCATACGTTTTATTCTAAATTAAATTTTGAAAATGAAATAATTAAAATGGTAAAAGAAATCGATTAA
- a CDS encoding MFS transporter — MSGLFKFFLQFRSYSLNIKSILIWNMIFCLGLGVHLILYNLFLYSIVNDEIAIGKIIGLNFMAQALVYIPAGLFSDRAGSKKGVIAGVSIFSFALIGNLFVSDAAALSFWGFVLGLGHAASIVTFVPLLTEYSTSVEKKDLFTFAFSTGTFFTFIGTLLGGIISDSIQEIFQVSQTSSIRITLSIPTILLILSLVPLLSLKEHRKVKIKRTSPFSIVKNKPKSLMPIINFSLSKILGGVSLGILAPFINLFFLHKFSLSPSNISFILAGGTLATVFFMSYNSKITDRFSDVKTVSLYHLLSIPAVLLLGITQNIWIAIIAFAIFRSAKFSLTPIESKIMMERVEPEVRGLANSFGFMANSICISLLGPFAMYIVQVAGNQTGYLVLCGLSSIGSLLAAIYFWFAFGTRKEVFNKKLENNPA; from the coding sequence ATGTCGGGGCTGTTTAAATTCTTTTTACAATTCAGGTCATATTCCTTAAATATAAAGTCCATTCTCATTTGGAATATGATATTTTGTCTGGGTCTTGGTGTTCACTTAATTTTGTATAACTTATTCTTATATAGCATCGTCAATGACGAGATCGCCATAGGAAAAATAATTGGTCTTAACTTCATGGCACAAGCATTGGTTTATATTCCTGCTGGACTTTTTTCAGACCGTGCTGGTTCGAAAAAAGGAGTAATTGCGGGCGTAAGCATTTTTTCTTTTGCTCTGATTGGAAATTTATTTGTCTCTGATGCTGCTGCACTTTCATTTTGGGGGTTTGTTCTAGGGCTAGGTCATGCAGCATCGATTGTTACTTTTGTGCCCTTGCTGACTGAGTATTCCACCTCCGTTGAAAAAAAAGATCTATTCACATTTGCTTTTAGCACTGGTACATTCTTTACATTTATCGGCACATTATTGGGCGGAATTATATCAGATAGCATCCAGGAGATTTTTCAGGTATCCCAGACATCCAGCATTCGGATTACGCTCTCAATTCCCACTATTCTATTGATTCTGAGCCTAGTCCCATTATTATCTCTAAAAGAACATCGTAAAGTAAAAATAAAAAGGACTTCACCATTTTCCATTGTAAAAAATAAACCTAAATCACTCATGCCGATAATAAATTTCAGCCTGTCAAAGATACTTGGAGGAGTGAGTCTGGGCATTCTGGCTCCATTTATTAACCTGTTCTTTTTGCATAAGTTTTCTTTATCTCCCTCAAATATAAGCTTTATTTTAGCTGGTGGAACATTGGCTACCGTATTTTTTATGTCTTATAACTCAAAGATTACCGATCGGTTTTCTGATGTAAAGACCGTATCTCTCTATCATTTACTATCGATTCCAGCAGTACTTTTATTAGGAATCACCCAGAACATCTGGATTGCAATCATTGCCTTTGCAATTTTCCGATCAGCAAAGTTCAGCCTCACCCCCATCGAATCAAAGATCATGATGGAAAGGGTAGAACCTGAGGTCCGAGGATTAGCGAACAGCTTTGGGTTCATGGCGAATTCCATTTGCATCAGTTTACTTGGTCCGTTTGCGATGTATATTGTACAAGTAGCCGGTAATCAAACAGGATACCTAGTCCTTTGTGGCCTTTCTTCCATTGGATCATTGTTGGCAGCGATTTACTTTTGGTTTGCATTCGGAACGCGAAAAGAGGTTTTCAATAAAAAGCTAGAGAATAATCCAGCTTAA
- a CDS encoding DegV family protein, producing the protein MIKIIADSTCDLSDEVLKKYDISLAPLTINIEGKIYKDRIDIQPDEFYGMMEALPEFPTTGMPSPAEYLKIMNQAVEAGHDEIVCICMSSGTSGAYQSAVLARDYFFEENPESNVKVHVVDSKCMSHGSGWLILKSAMMREQGASFEEIVAFNEKYKTKVKHFLSVDDLDHLIKSGRLTNASAIIGKILMLKPIMSMKDGKGAIVGKERGLKRVLQHYTQEFMKRNDPEMTDFIILGYTSDRKVAENLKAKIQLDTDYSGDIHIMQMGVSVGTHVGLGAISMFFVEK; encoded by the coding sequence ATGATTAAAATTATAGCTGATTCAACATGTGATTTATCTGATGAAGTACTGAAAAAGTATGATATCAGCTTGGCACCACTAACGATAAACATTGAGGGAAAAATCTATAAAGACCGAATTGATATCCAACCGGATGAATTCTATGGAATGATGGAAGCGTTACCAGAGTTTCCAACAACTGGTATGCCTAGTCCGGCGGAGTACCTGAAAATCATGAACCAGGCTGTTGAAGCTGGCCATGATGAAATAGTATGTATTTGCATGTCCAGCGGCACGAGCGGTGCGTATCAATCAGCTGTACTGGCCAGGGATTATTTTTTTGAGGAAAACCCAGAATCGAACGTAAAAGTGCATGTAGTAGATTCAAAATGCATGAGCCATGGAAGTGGCTGGCTGATTTTGAAAAGTGCGATGATGAGGGAACAAGGAGCTTCCTTTGAAGAAATTGTTGCTTTTAATGAAAAGTATAAGACAAAGGTAAAACATTTCCTTTCCGTAGATGATCTGGATCATTTAATAAAAAGTGGCAGACTCACGAATGCAAGTGCCATAATCGGAAAAATATTAATGTTAAAGCCTATCATGTCGATGAAGGATGGAAAAGGTGCGATAGTTGGAAAGGAAAGAGGATTAAAAAGAGTACTCCAACATTACACGCAGGAGTTTATGAAAAGAAATGACCCAGAAATGACGGACTTTATCATCCTTGGTTATACATCAGATCGTAAAGTTGCCGAAAATCTTAAAGCTAAAATTCAACTGGATACAGATTACTCCGGAGACATTCATATTATGCAAATGGGAGTATCAGTTGGGACTCATGTTGGATTAGGTGCGATTTCAATGTTTTTTGTTGAGAAATGA
- a CDS encoding PLP-dependent aminotransferase family protein — MEITPFLQKELPEPLYQQLYQWIKKEIEEGRLLPEMKMPSIRQLTLHLKVSRNTVEAAYQQLQSEGYLVSVPKSGIWVAEIEKPFFHQNEEEYAISLEGKPSSAVLIDFEYGNVDSQKFPLKQWKKCLAEAVDQEGEWLFEYSDSLGDWSLRREISQYLLQSRGVRSSPEQILITPGTQDSMALLCQLLALRGEPVAMEEPGYTGVRKVLQDQGCHIDPVHLEEDGLSVEHLQKGNAKAAYLTPSHQFPFGMVLPISKRMQVLKWAYQTGGYIIEDDYDGEFRYLGQPIPSLKSLDEEERVIYLGTFSKSFLPSARLSYIVLPPSLMVRYLQRFTAYNQSVSPIIQRAIAVFMQSGEFDRHIRRMRKVYQKKHQALLMSIEKYMGTQVEIVGEKSGLHILLKLKGITGPELIERSFEKGVKVYSPARFWHQPSPESDSFIMLGFGGLSIEEIENGVRLLASCLP; from the coding sequence GTGGAAATTACCCCGTTTTTACAAAAGGAGCTACCAGAGCCGTTATATCAACAGCTATATCAGTGGATTAAAAAGGAAATTGAAGAAGGCAGGCTTTTACCAGAAATGAAGATGCCATCTATTCGCCAGTTGACGCTTCATTTAAAGGTTAGCCGGAACACGGTAGAGGCTGCCTATCAGCAGTTACAATCGGAAGGCTACCTTGTCAGTGTCCCTAAAAGTGGCATATGGGTAGCAGAGATTGAAAAGCCTTTTTTTCACCAAAATGAAGAGGAGTATGCTATTAGTCTGGAAGGTAAGCCATCAAGTGCAGTACTTATTGATTTTGAATATGGAAACGTCGATAGTCAGAAATTCCCGTTAAAACAATGGAAAAAATGTCTAGCAGAAGCAGTGGATCAAGAAGGTGAATGGTTATTTGAATATAGTGATAGTTTGGGAGACTGGTCATTGCGGCGGGAGATTTCACAGTATTTACTGCAATCACGAGGTGTGCGATCATCACCAGAGCAAATTCTGATCACTCCTGGAACACAGGACTCGATGGCGCTCCTCTGCCAACTTTTAGCCCTTCGGGGAGAACCAGTGGCAATGGAAGAACCAGGTTATACTGGCGTTCGAAAGGTTTTGCAGGATCAGGGCTGCCATATTGATCCCGTGCATCTTGAGGAGGACGGGTTGTCAGTGGAACACCTTCAAAAGGGGAATGCAAAGGCCGCTTATTTAACGCCTTCTCACCAATTTCCATTTGGCATGGTTCTGCCTATTTCGAAAAGAATGCAAGTCCTAAAGTGGGCTTATCAAACAGGGGGATACATTATTGAGGATGACTATGACGGAGAGTTTCGATACCTTGGACAGCCAATTCCTTCACTGAAATCCCTAGATGAAGAAGAACGGGTTATTTATTTAGGTACATTCTCTAAATCCTTTCTTCCTTCTGCACGGTTAAGTTATATTGTGCTACCACCTTCTTTGATGGTTCGGTATTTACAAAGATTCACAGCGTATAACCAATCTGTTTCTCCTATTATTCAGAGGGCAATTGCCGTGTTCATGCAATCCGGAGAATTCGATAGGCATATTCGAAGGATGCGCAAGGTGTATCAAAAAAAGCACCAGGCTCTGTTAATGAGCATTGAAAAATATATGGGCACTCAAGTGGAAATTGTGGGAGAAAAGTCAGGTTTGCATATCTTATTGAAACTGAAAGGGATAACAGGTCCAGAGCTGATCGAAAGGAGTTTTGAGAAGGGTGTCAAAGTTTATTCGCCGGCCAGGTTTTGGCATCAGCCATCTCCCGAGAGTGACTCCTTTATCATGTTAGGATTTGGCGGCTTATCCATTGAAGAAATTGAAAACGGAGTCAGATTGCTCGCTAGCTGTCTTCCGTGA
- the ahpF gene encoding alkyl hydroperoxide reductase subunit F yields MLLDAEIKAQLAQYLQMMEGDVLLKVSAGSDDESRDMLALVDELATMSSHIKVEHAELERTPSFSVNRIGEDTGVTFAGIPLGHEFTSLVLALLQVSGRAPKVDQKVIDQVKAIKDQYRFETYVSLSCHNCPDVVQALNLMSVLNPGISHVMIDGAAFKDEVESKQIMAVPTVILNGEPFGSGRMSLEEILAKMGSGPDASELSDKDPYDVLVVGGGPAGSSAAIYAARKGIRTGIVAERFGGQVMDTLGIENFISVKHTEGPKLVASLEEHVKEYGVDIMNLQRATRLQKKDLIEVELENGAVLKSKTVILSTGARWRNVNVPGEAEFKNKGVAYCPHCDGPLFEGKDVAVIGGGNSGVEAAIDLAGIVKHVTVIEFNPELKADQVLQDRLNSLPNATVVTNAQTSEITGTDKVNGITYIDRATGEEHHVELQGVFVQIGLVPNTEWLGDTLERTRFGEIVVDNHGATDLPGVFAAGDCTDSAYKQIIISMGSGATAALGAFDYLIRN; encoded by the coding sequence ATGTTATTAGATGCAGAAATAAAAGCACAATTAGCCCAATATCTTCAAATGATGGAGGGCGATGTGCTGCTTAAAGTTAGCGCTGGATCGGATGATGAATCACGAGACATGCTGGCTTTAGTAGATGAATTGGCAACAATGTCATCCCATATTAAAGTGGAGCATGCCGAATTAGAAAGAACACCTAGCTTCAGTGTGAATCGCATCGGCGAAGACACTGGAGTGACTTTCGCAGGTATTCCTTTAGGACATGAATTCACTTCATTAGTTCTAGCTTTGCTTCAGGTTAGCGGCAGAGCCCCTAAGGTGGACCAGAAAGTCATTGATCAGGTTAAAGCGATTAAAGACCAATATCGTTTTGAAACTTATGTCAGCCTGAGCTGCCATAACTGTCCTGATGTGGTACAAGCCCTTAACCTGATGAGCGTTTTAAACCCTGGCATTTCCCATGTCATGATCGATGGCGCAGCTTTCAAGGATGAAGTTGAAAGCAAGCAGATCATGGCAGTTCCAACGGTAATCCTGAATGGCGAGCCATTCGGAAGCGGCCGTATGTCACTGGAAGAAATTCTTGCTAAAATGGGCTCTGGTCCTGATGCATCCGAACTGAGTGACAAAGACCCTTACGATGTTCTTGTTGTCGGTGGAGGACCTGCAGGTTCAAGTGCTGCCATCTATGCGGCACGTAAAGGAATCCGTACAGGTATCGTTGCTGAGCGCTTCGGCGGACAAGTAATGGATACTCTAGGCATTGAGAATTTCATCAGTGTGAAGCATACGGAAGGTCCAAAACTTGTTGCAAGCCTTGAAGAGCATGTAAAAGAGTATGGCGTTGATATCATGAACCTTCAGCGTGCTACTCGACTTCAAAAGAAGGACCTTATTGAAGTTGAACTTGAAAATGGTGCTGTTCTTAAGAGCAAGACAGTAATCCTTTCTACTGGTGCCCGCTGGCGTAATGTCAACGTACCAGGAGAAGCTGAGTTCAAGAACAAAGGCGTTGCCTATTGCCCTCACTGTGATGGACCATTGTTCGAAGGAAAAGATGTTGCGGTTATCGGTGGAGGAAACTCTGGCGTTGAAGCAGCAATCGACCTTGCAGGTATCGTAAAGCATGTAACTGTGATTGAGTTCAACCCAGAACTCAAAGCTGACCAAGTTTTACAAGACCGTCTGAACAGCCTTCCGAACGCCACAGTTGTGACTAACGCACAAACAAGTGAGATTACCGGAACTGACAAAGTAAACGGTATTACCTATATTGACCGTGCAACAGGAGAAGAACACCATGTTGAATTACAAGGTGTATTCGTCCAAATCGGCCTTGTGCCGAACACAGAATGGCTTGGCGACACGCTTGAACGTACTCGCTTTGGTGAGATCGTTGTAGACAACCACGGCGCTACAGACCTTCCTGGTGTCTTTGCTGCAGGCGACTGCACGGACAGTGCATACAAACAAATCATCATATCAATGGGATCAGGTGCAACCGCAGCATTGGGTGCGTTTGATTACTTGATTCGAAACTAA
- a CDS encoding malate:quinone oxidoreductase: MSNVQKVTDVILIGAGVMSATLGSLLKELTPEWEIKVFEKLSSAGEESSNEWNNAGTGHAALCELNYTPEKSDGSIDISKAINVNEQFQISRQFWSYLVKSNLIRNPQDFIRPLPHMSLVEGENNVEFLKNRFKALSDIPMFQAMEYSEDPEKLREWIPLVMEGRTSKDPIAATKIDSGTDVNFGALTRMLFEHLESKNVEINYRHSVKDIKRVSDGSWEVKVKNLESGETESHYAKFVFIGGGGGSLPLLQKTGIPESKQIGGFPVSGLFMVCNNPEVVEKHHAKVYGKAKVGAPPMSVPHLDTRFIDNMKSLLFGPFAGFSPKFLKTGSNLDLINSVKPNNVVTMLAAGAKEMALTKYLIEQVMLSHEKRMEELREFIPNAKSEDWGIVVAGQRVQVIKDTDTGKGTLQFGTEVVSASDGSVAALLGASPGASTAVNVMLEVLEKCFPEEMFKWKDKIEEMVPTYGVSLVDNPELFHEIHASTAKTLGLVEKERVYS, from the coding sequence ATGAGCAACGTACAGAAAGTAACAGACGTTATTTTAATAGGTGCCGGAGTCATGAGTGCAACGTTGGGATCCTTACTGAAAGAGTTAACACCGGAATGGGAAATAAAAGTGTTTGAAAAACTTTCTTCGGCAGGTGAAGAGAGCTCAAATGAGTGGAATAATGCGGGTACTGGGCATGCTGCCCTTTGTGAGTTGAATTATACACCTGAAAAATCCGATGGTTCGATAGATATTAGTAAGGCAATTAACGTAAATGAACAATTTCAGATTTCAAGGCAATTTTGGTCGTATCTTGTAAAAAGCAATTTGATTCGTAATCCCCAGGACTTCATCAGGCCGCTGCCTCATATGAGTTTAGTAGAAGGGGAAAATAATGTTGAGTTTTTGAAAAATAGATTTAAAGCGCTTTCAGATATCCCTATGTTTCAGGCAATGGAATACTCCGAAGATCCTGAAAAACTGAGGGAATGGATTCCGTTAGTCATGGAAGGCCGTACATCGAAAGATCCGATAGCGGCAACCAAAATTGACTCAGGAACGGATGTTAACTTCGGTGCGTTAACTCGCATGTTGTTTGAGCATTTGGAGAGTAAGAACGTTGAGATTAACTATAGACATAGTGTAAAAGATATCAAACGTGTCAGTGATGGATCGTGGGAAGTGAAAGTGAAAAATCTTGAAAGTGGAGAAACTGAATCCCATTACGCGAAATTTGTTTTTATCGGAGGTGGGGGCGGCAGTTTGCCGTTGCTGCAAAAAACGGGTATTCCAGAATCAAAACAAATTGGTGGATTCCCGGTAAGCGGACTATTCATGGTTTGTAACAATCCTGAAGTTGTAGAGAAGCACCATGCAAAAGTGTATGGAAAAGCCAAGGTAGGGGCTCCTCCGATGTCCGTTCCGCATCTGGATACACGATTTATCGATAATATGAAGAGCTTGCTGTTTGGGCCGTTTGCAGGATTCTCACCAAAGTTCCTGAAAACAGGTTCGAATTTGGATTTGATCAATTCGGTTAAACCGAATAACGTCGTTACCATGCTCGCAGCAGGCGCCAAAGAGATGGCATTGACAAAATACCTCATCGAGCAAGTCATGTTATCACATGAAAAGCGTATGGAAGAGCTGCGAGAGTTTATTCCAAACGCCAAAAGCGAGGATTGGGGTATCGTAGTTGCAGGACAGCGTGTACAGGTCATCAAGGATACGGACACTGGCAAAGGGACACTACAGTTCGGTACAGAGGTTGTAAGCGCCTCTGATGGCTCTGTAGCCGCATTGCTAGGTGCATCTCCTGGTGCATCTACAGCCGTAAACGTCATGCTGGAAGTGTTGGAAAAATGCTTCCCTGAGGAAATGTTTAAGTGGAAAGATAAAATAGAGGAAATGGTCCCAACTTATGGAGTGTCACTAGTGGACAACCCAGAGCTGTTCCATGAGATTCATGCTTCTACAGCAAAGACGCTTGGTCTTGTTGAAAAAGAAAGGGTCTATAGTTAA
- a CDS encoding winged helix-turn-helix transcriptional regulator, with translation MKRKKYNCPVELTVEVMGGKWKSRIMWHLSKNPYRYGELRKLIPDITQKMLTQSLRELEEDGVISRKVYEGKIPKVEYFLTQYGESTTPLLQLMSQWGKDHMQRLKEMEREESLIQGETK, from the coding sequence ATGAAAAGAAAAAAGTATAATTGTCCGGTCGAACTTACGGTTGAAGTAATGGGCGGAAAGTGGAAATCAAGAATTATGTGGCATTTGAGCAAGAATCCATATCGCTATGGGGAATTGAGAAAGCTCATTCCGGATATCACCCAAAAAATGCTAACTCAATCCTTGCGGGAACTTGAGGAAGATGGGGTGATCTCCCGTAAGGTGTATGAAGGGAAAATCCCAAAAGTCGAATATTTTTTAACGCAATATGGAGAATCGACAACACCTTTGTTGCAACTTATGAGTCAGTGGGGAAAGGATCATATGCAACGGTTAAAAGAAATGGAACGAGAGGAATCATTGATTCAAGGGGAAACAAAATAA
- the ahpC gene encoding alkyl hydroperoxide reductase subunit C: protein MALIGSQVLPFTAQAFHNGEFITVSEENLKGKWSVVVFYPADFTFVCPTELEDMQNEYAALKEMGAEVYSVSTDTHFTHKAWHDHSEAIGKIEYIMIGDPSQKISRNFDVLNEESGLADRGTFIIDPDGVIQTVEINAGGIGRDASQVVSKLKAAQYVRNNPGEVCPAKWKEGGETLKPSLDLVGKI from the coding sequence ATGGCATTAATCGGTTCTCAAGTTTTACCATTCACAGCACAAGCATTCCATAACGGAGAGTTCATCACTGTTTCTGAAGAAAATCTTAAGGGAAAGTGGAGCGTAGTTGTATTCTACCCAGCAGACTTCACATTCGTATGCCCTACTGAGCTTGAAGACATGCAGAACGAATACGCTGCATTAAAAGAAATGGGAGCAGAAGTATACTCTGTATCAACTGATACACATTTCACTCACAAAGCATGGCATGATCACTCAGAAGCAATCGGCAAAATTGAGTACATCATGATCGGAGACCCTTCACAGAAGATCTCTCGCAACTTCGATGTATTGAACGAAGAATCTGGCCTTGCAGACCGCGGAACTTTCATCATCGATCCAGACGGCGTAATCCAAACTGTTGAAATCAATGCAGGTGGAATCGGCCGTGATGCTAGCCAGGTAGTTAGCAAGCTAAAAGCTGCACAATATGTACGCAACAACCCAGGCGAAGTTTGCCCTGCTAAGTGGAAAGAAGGCGGAGAAACACTTAAGCCAAGCCTTGATCTTGTAGGAAAGATTTAA
- a CDS encoding YciI family protein, producing MELQQFIYVLRLLPEYLVESNWTAETNEVVGRHFESLKILLEQDTVIMAGRTTTMDDSSFGIVVFKAESEVEAEKLMLSDPAVAGGVMTAELHPFRVALSNLR from the coding sequence ATGGAGCTTCAGCAGTTTATTTATGTTCTTCGTCTTTTGCCTGAGTATCTGGTGGAAAGCAACTGGACGGCTGAGACTAATGAGGTTGTCGGAAGGCATTTTGAAAGCTTGAAAATTCTTTTGGAGCAAGATACTGTCATAATGGCAGGAAGAACAACGACTATGGATGATTCTTCCTTTGGCATTGTGGTGTTTAAAGCTGAATCCGAGGTAGAAGCTGAGAAGCTCATGTTAAGTGACCCTGCGGTAGCAGGGGGAGTTATGACGGCGGAGCTTCATCCTTTTCGAGTTGCTTTATCGAATTTGCGATAG
- a CDS encoding ImmA/IrrE family metallo-endopeptidase codes for MYIIIIIVCNEFYNEYTDKTYLARYLTLTMMLFLSTILKYSYVLLETGAVTSKLFLDRFGPMIFELMLIFPILAFFDHLNVNLVLILFLSYYTFIGYMHKKYMSVDDMYIKSLTNRIHNKYEISIYFINLNDVKGIYHHDRKVIIIDEKLDYPEQLQTIVHELLHFQTNRFLKSPRIAVEIIITLFEAVVSWYYIITYKQISKLD; via the coding sequence ATGTACATCATTATTATCATCGTCTGTAATGAGTTTTATAATGAGTATACTGACAAAACCTATTTAGCTCGTTATCTTACATTGACCATGATGCTCTTTTTAAGCACTATTTTAAAATATAGCTATGTCTTACTTGAGACAGGGGCAGTAACAAGCAAATTGTTTTTAGACAGGTTCGGACCTATGATATTCGAGTTAATGCTTATTTTCCCTATCCTTGCATTCTTCGACCATCTGAATGTGAATTTAGTACTGATTTTATTCCTCTCATATTATACTTTTATTGGTTACATGCATAAAAAGTATATGTCGGTTGATGACATGTATATTAAGTCATTGACTAACAGAATTCACAATAAATATGAAATCAGTATTTATTTTATAAACCTGAATGATGTGAAGGGGATTTACCATCATGATCGAAAGGTGATCATCATCGATGAAAAGCTTGATTATCCGGAGCAGCTGCAGACAATTGTTCATGAATTACTTCACTTCCAAACAAATCGATTTCTTAAGTCGCCGAGGATTGCAGTTGAAATCATCATTACATTATTTGAGGCGGTTGTTAGCTGGTATTACATTATTACATACAAGCAGATATCAAAATTAGATTAG
- a CDS encoding DUF421 domain-containing protein produces MDFFQGQETLTSIQWVLRAVVGFLFLLIVTRALGQRAISQLRPLDFAIALVIGNIIAHPLSDEKLGLKGSIITTTVLLALYLTGIFMILKLPWFRRLVNHAPITLVQNGEIINQGLNKAKISIDVLLEELREKKVEDVKKVALAIWEADGKLSVFLDPKYDPLTPSSTQMASEPFDFPRTIIKEGKIHFEVLHQVQKDESWVVSTLERLYQTEVKNVLLATLDKKENFKVFLYK; encoded by the coding sequence GTGGATTTTTTTCAAGGACAGGAAACGTTAACTAGCATTCAGTGGGTTCTTAGAGCTGTCGTTGGTTTTTTATTCCTGCTAATAGTCACTAGAGCCTTAGGTCAACGTGCCATCTCCCAATTAAGGCCTCTGGATTTTGCTATTGCTTTGGTAATAGGAAACATTATTGCCCATCCCCTATCAGATGAAAAACTTGGGCTAAAGGGATCGATTATCACAACCACTGTATTATTAGCCTTGTACCTAACGGGGATTTTTATGATTCTTAAATTACCATGGTTTAGAAGGCTAGTTAATCACGCACCGATTACCCTTGTCCAAAACGGCGAAATAATTAATCAAGGATTGAATAAAGCTAAAATATCCATTGATGTTTTATTGGAAGAGCTTCGTGAAAAAAAAGTAGAAGATGTGAAGAAAGTAGCTTTGGCGATTTGGGAGGCAGACGGAAAATTATCCGTTTTTTTAGATCCAAAATATGATCCACTAACACCCTCCTCCACCCAAATGGCATCAGAGCCATTCGATTTTCCCAGGACAATCATTAAAGAAGGTAAGATACATTTCGAGGTATTACATCAAGTTCAGAAGGACGAAAGCTGGGTTGTTTCAACTTTAGAAAGATTGTATCAAACAGAGGTAAAAAACGTTCTGCTTGCCACCCTGGATAAGAAAGAGAATTTTAAAGTTTTTTTATATAAGTGA
- a CDS encoding helix-turn-helix domain-containing protein: MTTPLGQELRRLRRERDLRLEDVANETGITLQYLSMLEKGARKSVSFEIMADISRFYGVPLDYFAAFIKEEESKPLSDVEIMLWQTINEKVRDEIYYKKGKSLKDVFSKMLK, encoded by the coding sequence ATGACAACGCCATTAGGCCAGGAATTAAGGAGATTGAGGCGGGAAAGAGACCTGCGTTTAGAAGATGTTGCAAATGAAACGGGCATTACACTGCAGTACTTAAGCATGCTTGAAAAGGGAGCCCGGAAATCGGTTTCTTTTGAAATCATGGCGGATATTTCAAGGTTTTATGGCGTGCCACTCGACTATTTTGCTGCCTTCATAAAAGAAGAGGAATCAAAGCCTCTTTCAGATGTCGAAATCATGCTATGGCAAACGATCAATGAAAAAGTCCGTGATGAAATATATTATAAAAAAGGAAAATCGCTAAAAGATGTTTTTTCAAAAATGCTAAAGTAA
- a CDS encoding pyridoxamine 5'-phosphate oxidase family protein, translating into MMNKIRQEKHECTDEKRIEQFLNQTRTGYLGLTDGDVPYVVPLNFVMINEVVYFHGAAHGRKIDMIHTNPNCCFTVAEDYGTMVSPIPAKTDTAYFSVMLFGRLEAVTDLDEATAAMQSMLDKYVPGYYNHSLSHAHVEKYRSSLGSHTLVFRLVPSTRTAKENQLNPELAFSSGRTVGLDL; encoded by the coding sequence ATGATGAATAAGATCCGCCAGGAAAAACATGAATGTACGGATGAAAAGCGTATTGAACAGTTTTTAAACCAAACCCGGACAGGTTATCTTGGGTTAACAGATGGGGATGTTCCTTATGTTGTTCCTTTGAATTTCGTGATGATCAATGAGGTTGTATATTTTCATGGAGCTGCACACGGGAGAAAAATAGATATGATTCATACCAATCCCAACTGTTGTTTCACTGTCGCTGAAGATTACGGAACGATGGTAAGCCCAATACCCGCCAAGACCGATACAGCTTACTTCAGTGTCATGCTGTTTGGAAGACTCGAAGCAGTCACCGACTTAGACGAAGCAACCGCAGCCATGCAATCCATGCTCGACAAGTACGTCCCAGGCTACTACAACCATAGCCTCTCCCACGCCCATGTCGAAAAATACCGCTCCTCCCTCGGGAGCCATACATTGGTTTTTCGACTTGTTCCAAGCACGCGCACCGCAAAAGAAAATCAATTAAACCCGGAATTGGCTTTTTCCTCAGGGAGGACGGTGGGGCTGGATTTATAG